TGCTTTTAATGATTTTGATAATGAACGGGTATTAGACCCTACAACTAATATTTTACTAATAAAAATACAACCTATAAAATTTAGAATTTAATATTAAAATAATTTATGTTAATAATAAAATAAGTACTTAATCAATGTAAAAATAGAATAAAATTTTTTTATAAATGATGATTAAAATGAAAAGGATGTGAAAAAAAGATAAATCATGGATAAAATCCATGACCAACTTATTCCTCTGTATCCATATTTTTCTTAATAACTTTAAGTTGAGCGAAGCTTTCCCTTTCCATTTCCTCTAATCTCATTTCAATAAATTTGATTGTGTTATTAATACGAGGAATAATTACATGCTCTAAAGCATTTACTCTTCTTTTAGTTGCTTCTACTTCTTGTGCTAACATAAAGATTGTTTTTTCAATCTCACCAAGTTCAATGATAATCTTAATGGATTCTTCAAATTCCTTAGCTGCGATATCTAAGTTAGCTGAGGTTCCAGCAAAACCATAACCTCTGCTAATTAAATCATTATGTGTTGCATGACTTTTTACAACAGGGACAGAAACACCCATAATACTTCTAGAACTTATATCGAGTTCTATAGATTCTCTTACAGATAAAGCTGCTCGTTTAACTGCCATATCTCCCATGTCTATTTGAGCTTTGTTTAGTTCTGAGTAAGCTATTGCTAATTTTTTTTCAACTTCATCTCTAGAACCTTGAACACGATCTAGAATTTCGAAAAACTCCTTAATAAGAGCATCTCTTTTTTCTTTAAGAAGACTATGACCTTTTGAAGACAGTTTAGCTCTGTCTTTTAGATTAAGAAGTTCACTACGTGTTGGATTAATTCCATCCAATTTTTC
This genomic interval from Candidatus Methanosphaera massiliense contains the following:
- a CDS encoding V-type ATP synthase subunit D — protein: MADEKLDGINPTRSELLNLKDRAKLSSKGHSLLKEKRDALIKEFFEILDRVQGSRDEVEKKLAIAYSELNKAQIDMGDMAVKRAALSVRESIELDISSRSIMGVSVPVVKSHATHNDLISRGYGFAGTSANLDIAAKEFEESIKIIIELGEIEKTIFMLAQEVEATKRRVNALEHVIIPRINNTIKFIEMRLEEMERESFAQLKVIKKNMDTEE